From Oncorhynchus tshawytscha isolate Ot180627B linkage group LG27, Otsh_v2.0, whole genome shotgun sequence, a single genomic window includes:
- the LOC112258592 gene encoding supervillin isoform X6, giving the protein MDTIENPALEPRSERIARYKAERRRELQERYGNMEELPSKWVRRDGTLMNSDRILSGGVNGRAGGPEGGRRESNTPLESEPRRVSNGFEADTAADPTYLRRQCSSGSAGMLSGGEPLAPPGPPGPDAAQLQTRVSVGQLRSALLQQTGTGTQPEKVSPDSGRAASSLDLAVKPGSEWGRQRTRRYLPGVSGGGRKTNERFRTQPITACEVQESGGLLEEEANAKADVKTDDRAKMSVADKMSLFKELEKTAAPEASSFLKPRSGSATYERRGRRGNEHRSLTQPITCEEVVVATSSTPQPAESGEAQAVQAEAEAVEDDENSKLTMSEKLALFNKLSVPGNQGDATPHAPPERHRQKGARYRTQPITVEEVSLLQKGPIQLPPLRLSPTLADRQQEQSVNLRPSEVRQAQPRPGADVEPNTGPDLSQQGQQQRRDSEPGEIRGILRKSPSGGPEWDRDRDTMREGRQQDQSGGGERGNGVEERRAERHDKVTVPRRERPASSAPWRQRNRNRRETVAMCSPARPSSEQGHPQEERQMHPPGNTTGRDRLSDTSREEERGSRVRRDTPPRQHVQVTLAGQRKTSSSYEAQEVSSPTQTLSQPQWRQKHARPVEEEELPQASVAERMRTLQESEEQWKARGTGAANGSAQYTVAGRMAKKGLVSPVSDIHETHPSHTKRPSTGATATACPCEEISSHPGMEVEEDTKLDKLDSIVDRLNTTPQDTPLEVTSGRVKEVMTPDDRETCGGFYREVLPPSPSALTAGAGAANGTDPEQDLSALCQTNTPMLTSEVAQHRRSVRPSRRTQGSRNPLRALAARDDIRQDFMGERVTMATMNTNRTQVEKTGLASTDDFSHVDLRDVTSTESMTNNNNLPISNLMLIHIKGWHHVQVRLVEPTARSLNSGDCFLLVTPTHCILWSGEFANTAEKAKASELASLIQTQGDLGCRACGVIHLEEGVNTDNSLASDFWNLLGGKTQYGGAGAPEEDELYESGVVESNCLYRLVENRLVPHEQAWAAIPTVSLLGSTEALVFDFGSEVYLWHGKDVVPGDRSVAVQLAQQVWGGPYDYSNCRVNPLDPTHCNPSIQPQGERRPGWALFGCVSEHKETAVFKEKFLDWAGDKEETAAMVVEVVQTAMPVWPQQSPQPQQQIECVSLCACDAKALVAGQGVAVPGGGAVPTVLGGVDVQRGHGIVPLEDGRQVELSTVAVDTWHIQEFEDSEVQLESPGQLHEGDTYLVRWTYTLSPADQSGQPGRECSAVFIWQGRHSSINGRGASALRSHEGTQVMVPQGQEPPCFLQLFQGGLVIHKGCRADTTNNTGVWRLFCVRGELPEEASLLEVDSRCGSLRSRGSLILLNSQQGALYLWHGCKVHASSREAGKRAVERLTQMCPPELGLSSESPLSVQEVEEGAEPVEFGNAIGQQDRKAYDCMLQDPGKYNFTPRLFHLSTRSGTFQGEELQSPARLPGVVMAMPFVQESLYFMPQPALFLLDNCMELYLWQAGEPEDSETAGSACNRWANERRCAMQTVLQYCKERNPRRPLQAYLIQDGAEPLTFTNIFPRWEKRPTPTTQGEAGRVKLTLVQDALAQLSKTQYPLEELLQTPLPDGVDPQRLEIYLSDHDFQTILEMKRDEYDFLPNWKQISLKKSKGLLKT; this is encoded by the exons ATGGACACTATAGAGAACCCCGCCTTGGAGCCCAGATCGGAGCGGATCGCCCGCTACAAGGCCGAGAGGAGGCGGGAGCTACAAGAACGCTACGGCAACATGGAGGAGCTCCCATCCAAGTGGGTGAGGAGGGATGGGACTCTCATGAACTCAGACAGGATCCTCTCTGGGGGGGTGAACGGCAGAGCGGGGGGGCCGGaggggggcaggagggagagCAACACCCCTCTGGAGTCAGAACCGAGGAGAGTCTCCAACGGCTTTGAGGCAGACACTGCTGCAGACCCAACATACCTCCGAAG GCAGTGTTCTTCTGGCTCTGCCGGCATGTTGAGTGGGGGGGAGCCCCTAGCTCCCCCAGGCCCCCCTGGACCCGACGCGGCCCAGCTGCAAACGCGGGTGTCGGTGGGCCAGTTGAGGAGTGCCCTGCTGCAGCAGACCGGGACTGGAACACAGCCTGAGAAAGT TAGTCCCGACAGTGGCCGCGCGGCCTCTTCCCTTGACCTGGCTGTAAAGCCGGGCTCGGAGTGGGGACGGCAGCGCACCCGTCGCTACCTCCCTGGGGTGTCAGGCGGGGGCCGCAAAACCAACGAGCGCTTCAGGACACAGCCGATCACAGCCTGCGAGGTGCAGGAGAGCGGCGG GCTGCTAGAGGAAGAGGCGAACGCAAAAG CTGATGTGAAGACAGACGACAGAGCCAAGATGAGTGTGGCGGACAAGATGTCTTTGTTTAAA GAGCTAGAGAAGACAGCAGCCCCTGAGGCCTCCTCCTTTCTGAAGCCTCGCTCTGGCAGCGCCACGTATGAACGCAGAGGACGCCGCGGCAACGAGCACCGCTCACTCACTCAGCCAATTACCtgtgaggaggtggtggtggccaCCAG CAGCACCCCCCAGCCAGCAGAGTCAGGCGAGGCCCAGGCTGTGCAGGCCGAGGCGGAGGCGGTGGAGGACGATGAGAACAGTAAGCTGACTATGAGCGAGAAGCTGGCTCTGTTCAACAAGCTGTCCGTGCCAGGGAACCAGGGGGATGCCACTCCCCATGCCCCcccagagagacacaggcagaagGGGGCACGCTACCGCACACAGCCCATCACTGTGGAGGAGGTCAGCCTG CTCCAGAAAGGCCCCATCCAGCTGCCCCCGCTGCGCCTGTCCCCCACCCTCGCCGACCGGCAGCAGGAGCAGTCCGTCAACCTGAGGCCCAGTGAGGTGCGCCAGGCCCAGCCTCGACCCGGGGCCGACGTGGAGCCTAACACAGGACCTGACCTGTCCCAGCAGGGCCAGCAGCAGCGCAGGGACTCTGAGCCAGGAGAGATCAGAGGCATCCTGAGGAAGAGCCCCTCTGGAGGACCAGAATGGgaccgagacagagacactatGAGGGAGGGCAGACAGCAGGAccagagtggaggaggggagagggggaatggggtggaggagaggagggcagagagacatGATAAGGTAACAGTGCCTcgtagagagagaccagcctccTCGGCCCcctggagacagaggaacaggaacaggagggAGACGGTGGCCATGTGTAGCCCAGCCAGGCCCTCCTCAGAGCAGGGTCACCCCCAGGAGGAGAGGCAGATGCACCCCCCTGGGAACACCACTGGGAGAGACAG GTTGTCAGATACttccagggaggaggagagggggagcagggtgAGGAGAGACACCCCTCCTAGACAACACGTCCAGGTGACCTTGGCGGGCCAGAGGAAG aCCAGCTCTTCCTATGAGGCCCAGGAGGTCTCCTCTCCTACCCAGACCCTTTCTCAGCCCCAATGGAGACAGAAg CACGCTAGACCAGTAGAAGAGGAGGAGCTGCCTCAGGCGTCGGTGGCTGAGCGAATGAGAACCCTacaggagagtgaggagcagTGGAAGGCCAGAGGGACAGGGGCCGCCAACGGCTCAGCCCAGTACACTGTGGCCGGACGCATGGCGAAGAAAG GTTTGGTGTCCCCTGTATCGGACATACACGAGACCCATCCATCTCACACTAAGAGACCCTCCACAGGAGCCACAGCAACAGCATGCCCATGTGAAG AGATCTCCAGTCACCCTGGGATGGAGGTGGAAGAGGATACAAAGCTGGACAAACTGGATTCCATTGTGGACAGGCTGAATA ccaCTCCCCAGGACACGCCCCTGGAGGTGACCTCAGGGAGGGTGAAGGAGGTCATGACCCCTGATGACCGGGAGACGTGTGGTGGTTTCTACAGGGAGGTGTTGCCCCCCTCACCCTCTGCCCTCACTGCTGGGGCTGGTGCTGCCAATGGAACTGACCCGGAACAGGACCTCAGTGCCCTCTGCCAGACCAACACACCcat gctgaCATCAGAAGTAGCGCAGCACAGGCGGTCGGTGCGTCCGTCCCGTAGGACCCAGGGCTCCCGGAACCCTCTGCGTGCTCTGGCGGCCCGTGATGACATCAGACAGGACTTCAtgggagagagagtcaccatGGCTACCATGAACACTAACAGGACACAAGTGGAGAAGA CAGGTCTGGCCAGTACAGATGACTTCAGTCATGTCGATCTGCGTGATGTCACTTCCACAGAGTCAATGACGAACAACAACAACCTGCCCATCAGCAACCTCATGCTCATTCACATCAAAG GTTGGCATCATGTGCAAGTGCGTCTAGTGGAGcccacagccaggtctctgaacaGTGGAGACTGCTTCCTGCTGGTCACACCCACTCACTGCATCCTCTGGAGCGGAGAGTTCGCCAACACAGCAGAGAAGGCCAAG GCGTCAGAGCTGGCATCGTTGATCCAGACCCAGGGGGATCTGGGCTGCCGGGCCTGTGGGGTCATCCACCTAGAGGAGGGGGTCAATACTGACAACAGCCTGGCCTCTGACTTCTGGAACCTTCTGGGAGGAAAGACACAATACGGAG gAGCGGGAGCCCCAGAAGAGGATGAGCTGTATgagagtggggtggtggagtctAACTGTTTGTACAGGCTGGTGGAGAACAGGCTAGTACCCCATGAGCAGGCCTGGGCAGCCATCCCCACTGTCTCCCTACTGGGATCCACTGAG GCCCTGGTGTTTGACTTTGGCAGCGAGGTGTACCTGTGGCATGGGAAGGATGTTGTCCCTGGTGACAGGAGTGTGGCTGTACAGCTGGCCCAGCAGGTGTGGGGTGGTCCCTACGACTACAGCAACTGTAGGGTCAACCCACTGGACCCCACACACTGCAACCCCAGCATACAGCC GCAAGGTGAAAGACGGCCCGGCTGGGCTCTGTTTGGCTGTGTCTCTGAGCACAAGGAGACAGCCGTCTTCAAGGAGAAGTttctggactgggctggagaTAAGGAGGAGACCGCTGcaatggtggtggaggtggtacag aCTGCCATGCCAGTGTGGCCCCAGCAGAGTCCCCAGCCCCAGCAGCAGAtagagtgtgtgtctctgtgtgcgtgtgatgCCAAGGCGCTGGTGGCAGGGCAGGGGGTGGCGGTGCCAGGGGGCGGGGCGGTCCCTACAGTCCTGGGGGGGGTGGATGTTCAGAGGGGGCATGGTATTGTGCCCCTGGAGGACGGGCGGCAGGTGGAGCTCAGCACTGTTGCCGTGGATACCTGGCACATTCAGGAGTTTGAGGACAGCGAGGTCCAGCTGGAGAGCCCAGGGCAGCTGCATGAAGGAGACACATACCTGGTCCGCTGGACCTATACTCTCAGCCCAGCGGATCAAAGCGGGCAGCCTGGGAGGGAGTGCTCTGCTGTCTTCATCTGGCAGGGCCGGCACTCCAGTATCAATGGGCGAGGCGCGTCTGCCCTCAGGAGTCATGAGGGAACACAG gtGATGGTGCCTCAGGGGCAGGAGCCTCCATGTTTCCTTCAGCTTTTCCAGGGAGGTCTGGTCATCCACAAAGGCTGCCGAGCGGACACCACCAACAACACAG GAGTCTGGCGTCTGTTCTGTGTGCGTGGGGAGCTGCCTGAGGAAGCCAGTCTGTTGGAGGTGGACAGTCGCTGTGGCAGCCTGCGTTCCCGAGGTTCTCTCATACTGCTCAACAGTCAACAGGGGGCGCTCTACCTGTGGCATGGCTGTAAGGTCCACGCCAGCTCCCGGGAGGCAGGCAAGAGGGCTGTGGAGCGACTCACTCAGAT gtGCCCTCCTGAACTGGGCCTCAGCAGTGAAAGCCCTTTGAGTGTGCAGGAAGTGGAGGAAGGGGCGGAGCCTGTGGAGTTTGGGAACGCTATTGGGCAGCAGGACAGGAAGGCCTATGACTGCATGCTACAAG ATCCAGGGAAGTATAACTTCACGCCACGCCTCTTCCATCTGAGTACCCGTTCCGGAACTTTCCAGGGGGAAGAGCTGCAGAGCCCTGCCCGGTTGCCAGGGGTTGTCATGGCGATGCCCTTTGTCCAGGAGAGCCTGTACTTTATGCCACAGCCAG ccctgttcctgctGGATAACTGTATGGAGCTGTATCTGTGGCAGGCAGGTGAGCCTGAGGACAGTGAGACCGCTGGCTCAGCCTGTAACCGCTGGGCTAACGAGAGGAGATGTGCCATGCAGACAGTGCTCCAGTACTGCAAAG AGAGGAACCCAAGGCGCCCCCTTCAGGCCTACCTCATCCAGGACGGAGCAGAACCCCTCACCTTCACCAACATTTTCCCTCGCTGGGAGAAGAGACCCACACCCACCACGCAG GGGGAGGCCGGGCGGGTCAAGCTGACCTTGGTGCAGGACGCCCTGGCCCAGCTCAGTAAGACCCAGTACCCCCTAGAGGAGCTGCTGCAGACCCCTCTGCCAGACGGAGTGGACCCCCAGCGCCTGGAGATATACCTCTCCGACCACGACTTCCAG ACTATtttggagatgaagagagatgagtATGACTTCCTCCCAAACTGGAAACAAATCAGCCTGAAAAAAAGCAAAGGACTATTGAAAACCTGA
- the LOC112258592 gene encoding supervillin isoform X7: MDTIENPALEPRSERIARYKAERRRELQERYGNMEELPSKWVRRDGTLMNSDRILSGGVNGRAGGPEGGRRESNTPLESEPRRVSNGFEADTAADPTYLRSPDSGRAASSLDLAVKPGSEWGRQRTRRYLPGVSGGGRKTNERFRTQPITACEVQESGGLLEEEANAKADVKTDDRAKMSVADKMSLFKELEKTAAPEASSFLKPRSGSATYERRGRRGNEHRSLTQPITCEEVVVATSSTPQPAESGEAQAVQAEAEAVEDDENSKLTMSEKLALFNKLSVPGNQGDATPHAPPERHRQKGARYRTQPITVEEVSLLQKGPIQLPPLRLSPTLADRQQEQSVNLRPSEVRQAQPRPGADVEPNTGPDLSQQGQQQRRDSEPGEIRGILRKSPSGGPEWDRDRDTMREGRQQDQSGGGERGNGVEERRAERHDKVTVPRRERPASSAPWRQRNRNRRETVAMCSPARPSSEQGHPQEERQMHPPGNTTGRDRLSDTSREEERGSRVRRDTPPRQHVQVTLAGQRKEDSEISHDAPAVNPQCWDPVFSSVYSNSTPQYVMCYNQTSSSYEAQEVSSPTQTLSQPQWRQKHARPVEEEELPQASVAERMRTLQESEEQWKARGTGAANGSAQYTVAGRMAKKGLVSPVSDIHETHPSHTKRPSTGATATACPCEEISSHPGMEVEEDTKLDKLDSIVDRLNTTPQDTPLEVTSGRVKEVMTPDDRETCGGFYREVLPPSPSALTAGAGAANGTDPEQDLSALCQTNTPMLTSEVAQHRRSVRPSRRTQGSRNPLRALAARDDIRQDFMGERVTMATMNTNRTQVEKTGLASTDDFSHVDLRDVTSTESMTNNNNLPISNLMLIHIKGWHHVQVRLVEPTARSLNSGDCFLLVTPTHCILWSGEFANTAEKAKASELASLIQTQGDLGCRACGVIHLEEGVNTDNSLASDFWNLLGGKTQYGGAGAPEEDELYESGVVESNCLYRLVENRLVPHEQAWAAIPTVSLLGSTEALVFDFGSEVYLWHGKDVVPGDRSVAVQLAQQVWGGPYDYSNCRVNPLDPTHCNPSIQPQGERRPGWALFGCVSEHKETAVFKEKFLDWAGDKEETAAMVVEVVQTAMPVWPQQSPQPQQQIECVSLCACDAKALVAGQGVAVPGGGAVPTVLGGVDVQRGHGIVPLEDGRQVELSTVAVDTWHIQEFEDSEVQLESPGQLHEGDTYLVRWTYTLSPADQSGQPGRECSAVFIWQGRHSSINGRGASALRSHEGTQVMVPQGQEPPCFLQLFQGGLVIHKGCRADTTNNTGVWRLFCVRGELPEEASLLEVDSRCGSLRSRGSLILLNSQQGALYLWHGCKVHASSREAGKRAVERLTQMCPPELGLSSESPLSVQEVEEGAEPVEFGNAIGQQDRKAYDCMLQDPGKYNFTPRLFHLSTRSGTFQGEELQSPARLPGVVMAMPFVQESLYFMPQPALFLLDNCMELYLWQAGEPEDSETAGSACNRWANERRCAMQTVLQYCKERNPRRPLQAYLIQDGAEPLTFTNIFPRWEKRPTPTTQGEAGRVKLTLVQDALAQLSKTQYPLEELLQTPLPDGVDPQRLEIYLSDHDFQTILEMKRDEYDFLPNWKQISLKKSKGLLKT, from the exons ATGGACACTATAGAGAACCCCGCCTTGGAGCCCAGATCGGAGCGGATCGCCCGCTACAAGGCCGAGAGGAGGCGGGAGCTACAAGAACGCTACGGCAACATGGAGGAGCTCCCATCCAAGTGGGTGAGGAGGGATGGGACTCTCATGAACTCAGACAGGATCCTCTCTGGGGGGGTGAACGGCAGAGCGGGGGGGCCGGaggggggcaggagggagagCAACACCCCTCTGGAGTCAGAACCGAGGAGAGTCTCCAACGGCTTTGAGGCAGACACTGCTGCAGACCCAACATACCTCCGAAG TCCCGACAGTGGCCGCGCGGCCTCTTCCCTTGACCTGGCTGTAAAGCCGGGCTCGGAGTGGGGACGGCAGCGCACCCGTCGCTACCTCCCTGGGGTGTCAGGCGGGGGCCGCAAAACCAACGAGCGCTTCAGGACACAGCCGATCACAGCCTGCGAGGTGCAGGAGAGCGGCGG GCTGCTAGAGGAAGAGGCGAACGCAAAAG CTGATGTGAAGACAGACGACAGAGCCAAGATGAGTGTGGCGGACAAGATGTCTTTGTTTAAA GAGCTAGAGAAGACAGCAGCCCCTGAGGCCTCCTCCTTTCTGAAGCCTCGCTCTGGCAGCGCCACGTATGAACGCAGAGGACGCCGCGGCAACGAGCACCGCTCACTCACTCAGCCAATTACCtgtgaggaggtggtggtggccaCCAG CAGCACCCCCCAGCCAGCAGAGTCAGGCGAGGCCCAGGCTGTGCAGGCCGAGGCGGAGGCGGTGGAGGACGATGAGAACAGTAAGCTGACTATGAGCGAGAAGCTGGCTCTGTTCAACAAGCTGTCCGTGCCAGGGAACCAGGGGGATGCCACTCCCCATGCCCCcccagagagacacaggcagaagGGGGCACGCTACCGCACACAGCCCATCACTGTGGAGGAGGTCAGCCTG CTCCAGAAAGGCCCCATCCAGCTGCCCCCGCTGCGCCTGTCCCCCACCCTCGCCGACCGGCAGCAGGAGCAGTCCGTCAACCTGAGGCCCAGTGAGGTGCGCCAGGCCCAGCCTCGACCCGGGGCCGACGTGGAGCCTAACACAGGACCTGACCTGTCCCAGCAGGGCCAGCAGCAGCGCAGGGACTCTGAGCCAGGAGAGATCAGAGGCATCCTGAGGAAGAGCCCCTCTGGAGGACCAGAATGGgaccgagacagagacactatGAGGGAGGGCAGACAGCAGGAccagagtggaggaggggagagggggaatggggtggaggagaggagggcagagagacatGATAAGGTAACAGTGCCTcgtagagagagaccagcctccTCGGCCCcctggagacagaggaacaggaacaggagggAGACGGTGGCCATGTGTAGCCCAGCCAGGCCCTCCTCAGAGCAGGGTCACCCCCAGGAGGAGAGGCAGATGCACCCCCCTGGGAACACCACTGGGAGAGACAG GTTGTCAGATACttccagggaggaggagagggggagcagggtgAGGAGAGACACCCCTCCTAGACAACACGTCCAGGTGACCTTGGCGGGCCAGAGGAAG GAAGACAGTGAGATCTCCCATGATGCACCAGCTGTCAACCCTCAGTGCTGG gATCCTGTCTTTTCCTCTGTCTATTCGAACAGTACACCTCAATATGTCATGTGTTACAatcag aCCAGCTCTTCCTATGAGGCCCAGGAGGTCTCCTCTCCTACCCAGACCCTTTCTCAGCCCCAATGGAGACAGAAg CACGCTAGACCAGTAGAAGAGGAGGAGCTGCCTCAGGCGTCGGTGGCTGAGCGAATGAGAACCCTacaggagagtgaggagcagTGGAAGGCCAGAGGGACAGGGGCCGCCAACGGCTCAGCCCAGTACACTGTGGCCGGACGCATGGCGAAGAAAG GTTTGGTGTCCCCTGTATCGGACATACACGAGACCCATCCATCTCACACTAAGAGACCCTCCACAGGAGCCACAGCAACAGCATGCCCATGTGAAG AGATCTCCAGTCACCCTGGGATGGAGGTGGAAGAGGATACAAAGCTGGACAAACTGGATTCCATTGTGGACAGGCTGAATA ccaCTCCCCAGGACACGCCCCTGGAGGTGACCTCAGGGAGGGTGAAGGAGGTCATGACCCCTGATGACCGGGAGACGTGTGGTGGTTTCTACAGGGAGGTGTTGCCCCCCTCACCCTCTGCCCTCACTGCTGGGGCTGGTGCTGCCAATGGAACTGACCCGGAACAGGACCTCAGTGCCCTCTGCCAGACCAACACACCcat gctgaCATCAGAAGTAGCGCAGCACAGGCGGTCGGTGCGTCCGTCCCGTAGGACCCAGGGCTCCCGGAACCCTCTGCGTGCTCTGGCGGCCCGTGATGACATCAGACAGGACTTCAtgggagagagagtcaccatGGCTACCATGAACACTAACAGGACACAAGTGGAGAAGA CAGGTCTGGCCAGTACAGATGACTTCAGTCATGTCGATCTGCGTGATGTCACTTCCACAGAGTCAATGACGAACAACAACAACCTGCCCATCAGCAACCTCATGCTCATTCACATCAAAG GTTGGCATCATGTGCAAGTGCGTCTAGTGGAGcccacagccaggtctctgaacaGTGGAGACTGCTTCCTGCTGGTCACACCCACTCACTGCATCCTCTGGAGCGGAGAGTTCGCCAACACAGCAGAGAAGGCCAAG GCGTCAGAGCTGGCATCGTTGATCCAGACCCAGGGGGATCTGGGCTGCCGGGCCTGTGGGGTCATCCACCTAGAGGAGGGGGTCAATACTGACAACAGCCTGGCCTCTGACTTCTGGAACCTTCTGGGAGGAAAGACACAATACGGAG gAGCGGGAGCCCCAGAAGAGGATGAGCTGTATgagagtggggtggtggagtctAACTGTTTGTACAGGCTGGTGGAGAACAGGCTAGTACCCCATGAGCAGGCCTGGGCAGCCATCCCCACTGTCTCCCTACTGGGATCCACTGAG GCCCTGGTGTTTGACTTTGGCAGCGAGGTGTACCTGTGGCATGGGAAGGATGTTGTCCCTGGTGACAGGAGTGTGGCTGTACAGCTGGCCCAGCAGGTGTGGGGTGGTCCCTACGACTACAGCAACTGTAGGGTCAACCCACTGGACCCCACACACTGCAACCCCAGCATACAGCC GCAAGGTGAAAGACGGCCCGGCTGGGCTCTGTTTGGCTGTGTCTCTGAGCACAAGGAGACAGCCGTCTTCAAGGAGAAGTttctggactgggctggagaTAAGGAGGAGACCGCTGcaatggtggtggaggtggtacag aCTGCCATGCCAGTGTGGCCCCAGCAGAGTCCCCAGCCCCAGCAGCAGAtagagtgtgtgtctctgtgtgcgtgtgatgCCAAGGCGCTGGTGGCAGGGCAGGGGGTGGCGGTGCCAGGGGGCGGGGCGGTCCCTACAGTCCTGGGGGGGGTGGATGTTCAGAGGGGGCATGGTATTGTGCCCCTGGAGGACGGGCGGCAGGTGGAGCTCAGCACTGTTGCCGTGGATACCTGGCACATTCAGGAGTTTGAGGACAGCGAGGTCCAGCTGGAGAGCCCAGGGCAGCTGCATGAAGGAGACACATACCTGGTCCGCTGGACCTATACTCTCAGCCCAGCGGATCAAAGCGGGCAGCCTGGGAGGGAGTGCTCTGCTGTCTTCATCTGGCAGGGCCGGCACTCCAGTATCAATGGGCGAGGCGCGTCTGCCCTCAGGAGTCATGAGGGAACACAG gtGATGGTGCCTCAGGGGCAGGAGCCTCCATGTTTCCTTCAGCTTTTCCAGGGAGGTCTGGTCATCCACAAAGGCTGCCGAGCGGACACCACCAACAACACAG GAGTCTGGCGTCTGTTCTGTGTGCGTGGGGAGCTGCCTGAGGAAGCCAGTCTGTTGGAGGTGGACAGTCGCTGTGGCAGCCTGCGTTCCCGAGGTTCTCTCATACTGCTCAACAGTCAACAGGGGGCGCTCTACCTGTGGCATGGCTGTAAGGTCCACGCCAGCTCCCGGGAGGCAGGCAAGAGGGCTGTGGAGCGACTCACTCAGAT gtGCCCTCCTGAACTGGGCCTCAGCAGTGAAAGCCCTTTGAGTGTGCAGGAAGTGGAGGAAGGGGCGGAGCCTGTGGAGTTTGGGAACGCTATTGGGCAGCAGGACAGGAAGGCCTATGACTGCATGCTACAAG ATCCAGGGAAGTATAACTTCACGCCACGCCTCTTCCATCTGAGTACCCGTTCCGGAACTTTCCAGGGGGAAGAGCTGCAGAGCCCTGCCCGGTTGCCAGGGGTTGTCATGGCGATGCCCTTTGTCCAGGAGAGCCTGTACTTTATGCCACAGCCAG ccctgttcctgctGGATAACTGTATGGAGCTGTATCTGTGGCAGGCAGGTGAGCCTGAGGACAGTGAGACCGCTGGCTCAGCCTGTAACCGCTGGGCTAACGAGAGGAGATGTGCCATGCAGACAGTGCTCCAGTACTGCAAAG AGAGGAACCCAAGGCGCCCCCTTCAGGCCTACCTCATCCAGGACGGAGCAGAACCCCTCACCTTCACCAACATTTTCCCTCGCTGGGAGAAGAGACCCACACCCACCACGCAG GGGGAGGCCGGGCGGGTCAAGCTGACCTTGGTGCAGGACGCCCTGGCCCAGCTCAGTAAGACCCAGTACCCCCTAGAGGAGCTGCTGCAGACCCCTCTGCCAGACGGAGTGGACCCCCAGCGCCTGGAGATATACCTCTCCGACCACGACTTCCAG ACTATtttggagatgaagagagatgagtATGACTTCCTCCCAAACTGGAAACAAATCAGCCTGAAAAAAAGCAAAGGACTATTGAAAACCTGA